A window from Osmia lignaria lignaria isolate PbOS001 chromosome 8, iyOsmLign1, whole genome shotgun sequence encodes these proteins:
- the LOC117610812 gene encoding uncharacterized protein LOC117610812: MGQTDITLIQKPWIHKERVGGLNTGCDSLYYDATSTRPRACIFVKKKIAALKLNEFCTADLSAVKVKLNLSGNTSELVVCSAYLPYDSEDPPPTRELRALIDHCAVNGLHLVIGCDANSHHTVWGSTNTNGRGTALLAYFATTSLEILNIGSSPTFVTSCRQEVIDLTLGSAKVTQVIKHWQVRDENTLSNHRLITFELTGDRDGGTGEAYRNPKATNWALYKEDLKGRLKRNCQRPRTIGEIEQAVEYLSSAITQAYEAACPARIRYSSKRVPCWNKKLDQARKDTRKLLNKAMKANTEPAWDKYKKSQQAYKKLIRTSERTAWKTFCKETEALPVVARLRKVFTIGPSPRLDRLRLPNGGLTNNHKESLEHLI; encoded by the coding sequence ATGGGGCAGACAGATATAACCCTTATACAAAAACCTTGGATCCACAAGGAACGTGTAGGAGGGCTAAACACGGGGTGCGACTCACTCTACTATGATGCCACATCCACAAGGCCCAGGGCCTGTATCTTCGTCAAGAAGAAGATAGCGGCCCTGAAACTTAATGAATTCTGTACAGCTGATCTTTCAGCGGTTAAGGTTAAACTTAACCTCAGTGGGAACACGTCAGAGCTGGTGGTATGCTCGGCGTACCTGCCGTACGACTCTGAGGACCCTCCACCTACGAGGGAACTCAGGGCTCTGATAGATCACTGTGCTGTTAATGGTCTTCACCTGGTGATTGGTTGCGACGCTAACTCGCACCACACTGTATGGGGCAGTACAAATACCAACGGCAGAGGTACAGCATTGCTGGCGTACTTCGCCACCACTAGCCTGGAAATCCTTAACATAGGCTCCTCTCCCACCTTTGTTACCTCCTGCAGACAGGAGGTGATTGATCTGACCCTGGGCTCCGCCAAGGTGACACAGGTCATTAAACACTGGCAGGTACGGGACGAGAACACACTCTCGAACCACCGCCTTATCACCTTTGAACTAACAGGCGACAGGGACGGCGGCACTGGCGAGGCTTACAGGAACCCAAAGGCCACCAACTGGGCACTCTATAAAGAGGACCTGAAAGGGAGGCTGAAGAGGAACTGTCAGCGTCCCAGGACCATAGGCGAAATTGAGCAAGCGGTGGAGTATCTGAGCTCCGCCATTACTCAAGCCTATGAAGCTGCCTGCCCGGCCAGAATCAGGTACAGTAGCAAAAGGGTCCCCTGCTGGAACAAGAAATTGGACCAAGCCAGGAAGGATACCCGCAAACTACTGAATAAAGCCATGAAGGCAAATACGGAGCCAGCTTGGGACAAATACAAAAAGTCCCAGCAAGCTTACAAAAAGTTAATAAGAACCAGCGAGAGGACGGCCTGGAAGACCTTCTGCAAAGAAACCGAGGCACTACCTGTAGTTGCCAGGTTAAGGAAGGTCTTCACGATAGGCCCCTCACCGAGGTTGGATCGCCTTAGACTCCCAAACGGAGGTCTAACGAACAACCACAAGGAATCACTAGAGCACCTTATTTAA